The following coding sequences lie in one Desulfovibrio aminophilus DSM 12254 genomic window:
- the xerD gene encoding site-specific tyrosine recombinase XerD gives MCDDSMSAGERQTPPQHPWVDRYLEFLLIERGLSENSLTGYAADLAALIEFLREKGHGPESADSRDIFLHLTRLRGRGLASRSLARHLSSLRGFFAFCLDRGLRADDPAELLENPKLPKGLPNVLSREEMDSLLSAPDASTPLGFRDRVMLELLYASGLRVSELVELSTADFDPQTGILRVFGKGSKERVVPVHERAQALLTEYLERTRPAFRPADPQVFLNRSGRKLSRQGIWKLIKKYALTVGIRREISPHTFRHSFATHLLEGGADLRIVQALLGHADIAATEIYTHVQAERLLSIHRKFHPRSGA, from the coding sequence ATGTGTGATGATTCCATGAGCGCCGGAGAACGCCAGACGCCTCCGCAACATCCGTGGGTGGACCGCTACCTGGAGTTCCTGCTCATCGAGCGCGGCCTTTCCGAGAACAGTCTCACGGGATACGCCGCCGATCTCGCCGCCCTGATCGAATTTCTCCGGGAAAAGGGGCACGGTCCCGAGTCGGCGGACTCCCGGGATATCTTTCTGCACCTGACTCGTCTGCGCGGGCGTGGGTTGGCCAGTCGTTCCCTGGCGCGGCACCTCTCCTCCCTGCGCGGCTTTTTCGCCTTCTGTCTGGATCGCGGTCTGCGCGCGGACGACCCCGCCGAACTGCTGGAAAATCCCAAGCTGCCGAAAGGCCTGCCCAACGTCCTCTCGCGCGAGGAAATGGATAGCCTGCTTTCCGCCCCGGACGCCTCCACTCCCCTCGGCTTCCGCGATCGGGTCATGTTGGAGCTTTTGTACGCCTCTGGGCTGCGCGTTTCGGAACTGGTGGAACTGTCCACCGCGGACTTCGACCCCCAGACCGGCATCTTGCGGGTCTTCGGGAAGGGCTCCAAGGAGCGGGTGGTGCCGGTGCATGAGCGGGCCCAGGCCCTGCTGACGGAATACCTGGAGCGCACCCGTCCCGCGTTCCGGCCCGCCGATCCCCAAGTCTTCCTGAACCGTTCCGGCCGCAAACTCAGCCGTCAGGGCATCTGGAAGCTCATCAAGAAGTACGCCCTGACCGTGGGTATCCGGCGCGAGATCTCACCGCACACCTTTCGCCACTCCTTCGCAACGCATCTGCTGGAGGGCGGCGCTGATTTGCGCATCGTCCAGGCGCTGCTGGGCCACGCCGACATTGCCGCCACCGAGATATACACCCACGTGCAGGCCGAACGCCTGCTTTCCATCCACAGGAAATTCCATCCGCGCTCCGGCGCGTGA
- a CDS encoding CBS domain-containing protein: MPQGPESKIAAPTVITAHANADFDALAAMIAASRLYPGAVLIFPGSQEKNLRNFYIQSTTYLFNFRNFKEIDQDTVRLLVVVDTRQKSRLAHVGPLLDNPTVEIHAFDHHPDSDEDVAATLSMVKPWGSTTAILVAEMRERGIVPLPEEATVMGLGLFEDTGSFAFDSTTAEDFEAAGWLRRNGMDLGVITDLLSRDLDSEQVKILGELLETATTQEINGVNVVMAEASTEDFVGDFAFLAHKFMDMENIRVLFALGRMGDRIHLVARSRHAEVDVGEVCGFFGGGGHSYAASATIKNKTLAEVKDELFARLYSHVNPQMVVENLMSKPPVVIGQSRPMKDAVELMTRFGLKGVPVVEDGGMRCVGLLEHKIADKAMTHKLGDVQVREYMLRDFLSVPPRSDLQEVMEIILGKRQRLVPVVAEDAELRGVITRTDLVNLLVEEPSRIPESLSPDRRRERNIRTLMFNRLPAAVFELLKKAGELGQDMGCEVFTVGGFVRDILLARVNLDIDLVVEGDGIRFARELVQRMGGRAKTHKKFKTAVVILPGGRRIDVATARLEYYEYPAALPTVELSSIKMDLYRRDFTINALAVHLNPQHFGRLVDFFGAQRDIKEKTIRVIHSLSFVEDPTRILRAVRFEQRFGFRIGSQTLRLIKNALQLNLFSRLSGNRVFHELQLILDEDAPLNCLSRMQELGLLEAIHPQLALDPTKARLVMEIAKVHNWYKLLYQKPSAVPWKLYLLGVAQGVDGDQAVDICRRLGLSQRDEREFLALRESIGAVLGRLMAWKEESSPLSELYFCLTTLPLEGVLFLMARSRREEIRKHISQFLTNPAAQAIEVTGRDLKRLRIPEGPVYARILRAVRQAKIDGRAEGRKEQLQLVRSLKREWGIEEDSGEAGLPADACPPSSGRVG, translated from the coding sequence ATGCCCCAGGGCCCGGAATCCAAGATAGCGGCGCCGACGGTCATCACCGCCCACGCCAACGCCGACTTCGACGCCTTGGCGGCCATGATCGCTGCCAGCAGGCTCTACCCCGGCGCGGTGCTTATCTTTCCCGGGAGCCAGGAGAAGAACCTGCGCAACTTCTATATCCAAAGCACAACCTATCTCTTCAACTTCAGGAATTTTAAGGAGATCGATCAGGACACCGTGCGGCTTCTGGTGGTCGTGGACACCCGTCAGAAGTCACGTCTCGCTCATGTTGGGCCGCTCCTGGACAATCCGACCGTGGAAATCCACGCCTTCGATCATCACCCGGACTCCGACGAGGACGTGGCCGCCACGCTGAGCATGGTCAAGCCCTGGGGCTCGACCACGGCCATCCTGGTGGCCGAGATGCGCGAACGCGGCATCGTGCCCCTGCCCGAGGAGGCCACGGTCATGGGTTTGGGGCTCTTCGAGGACACGGGCTCCTTCGCCTTCGACTCGACCACGGCCGAGGACTTCGAGGCCGCGGGCTGGCTACGGCGCAACGGTATGGACCTGGGAGTCATCACCGACCTGCTCTCCCGCGACCTGGACTCGGAACAGGTCAAGATTCTGGGCGAACTGCTGGAGACCGCCACGACCCAGGAGATCAACGGCGTGAACGTGGTCATGGCCGAGGCCAGCACCGAGGACTTCGTCGGGGATTTCGCCTTCCTGGCCCATAAATTCATGGATATGGAGAACATCCGGGTGCTTTTCGCCCTGGGCCGCATGGGCGACCGTATTCATCTGGTGGCCCGCTCGCGCCACGCCGAGGTGGACGTGGGCGAGGTTTGCGGCTTCTTCGGCGGCGGGGGGCACTCCTACGCCGCCTCGGCGACCATCAAGAACAAGACCTTGGCCGAGGTCAAGGACGAACTCTTCGCCCGGCTCTACTCCCACGTGAATCCGCAGATGGTGGTGGAGAACCTGATGTCCAAACCGCCGGTGGTCATCGGGCAGAGCCGCCCCATGAAGGACGCGGTGGAGCTGATGACCCGCTTCGGGCTCAAGGGCGTGCCCGTGGTGGAGGACGGCGGCATGCGCTGCGTGGGGCTGCTGGAGCACAAGATCGCGGACAAGGCCATGACCCACAAGCTGGGCGACGTGCAGGTCAGGGAATACATGCTGCGGGATTTCCTGAGCGTGCCGCCGCGTTCGGATCTCCAGGAGGTCATGGAGATCATCCTCGGCAAGCGCCAGCGTCTGGTGCCCGTGGTGGCCGAGGACGCTGAATTGAGGGGGGTCATCACCCGCACGGATCTGGTGAATCTGCTGGTGGAGGAGCCGTCGCGCATCCCGGAGTCGCTTTCGCCGGACCGCAGGCGTGAGCGCAACATCCGCACACTCATGTTCAACCGCTTGCCAGCCGCCGTGTTCGAACTGTTGAAGAAGGCCGGCGAACTGGGGCAAGACATGGGCTGTGAGGTCTTCACCGTGGGCGGGTTCGTGCGCGACATCCTGCTGGCCCGGGTGAACCTGGACATCGACCTGGTGGTCGAGGGCGACGGCATCCGCTTCGCCCGGGAACTGGTCCAGCGCATGGGCGGCCGGGCCAAGACCCATAAGAAATTCAAGACCGCGGTGGTCATCCTGCCGGGTGGAAGGCGCATCGACGTGGCTACCGCGCGCCTGGAGTATTACGAGTATCCTGCGGCCCTGCCCACGGTAGAGCTGTCCTCCATCAAGATGGACCTCTACCGCCGCGATTTCACCATCAACGCCCTGGCCGTGCATCTCAACCCGCAGCACTTCGGCCGGTTGGTGGACTTCTTCGGGGCGCAGCGCGACATCAAGGAGAAGACCATCCGGGTCATCCACTCCCTGAGTTTCGTGGAGGATCCCACGCGCATCCTGCGGGCCGTGCGCTTCGAGCAACGCTTCGGTTTCCGCATCGGCTCCCAGACCTTACGTCTGATCAAGAACGCCCTCCAGCTCAACCTGTTCAGCAGGCTGTCCGGCAACCGGGTTTTCCACGAGCTGCAACTCATCCTGGACGAGGACGCGCCCTTGAACTGCCTCTCGCGGATGCAGGAACTGGGGCTGCTGGAAGCCATTCATCCACAACTGGCCTTGGACCCCACCAAGGCCCGGCTGGTCATGGAGATCGCCAAGGTCCACAATTGGTACAAGCTCCTCTACCAGAAACCCTCGGCCGTGCCCTGGAAACTCTATCTGCTGGGGGTGGCCCAAGGGGTGGACGGAGACCAGGCCGTGGACATCTGCCGCCGCTTGGGGCTGTCACAGCGGGACGAACGCGAGTTTCTGGCCCTGCGCGAGTCCATCGGCGCGGTTCTCGGGCGTCTCATGGCCTGGAAGGAGGAATCCTCGCCCCTGTCCGAACTCTACTTCTGTCTGACCACCTTGCCCCTGGAGGGAGTGCTGTTTCTCATGGCCCGCAGTCGGCGCGAGGAAATCCGCAAGCATATTTCGCAATTCCTGACCAATCCGGCGGCCCAGGCCATCGAGGTCACGGGGCGCGACCTGAAGCGGCTGCGCATTCCCGAGGGGCCGGTCTACGCCCGTATTCTGCGCGCCGTGCGTCAGGCCAAGATCGACGGCCGCGCCGAGGGGCGCAAGGAGCAACTGCAACTGGTTCGGAGCCTGAAGCGGGAATGGGGCATTGAAGAGGATTCCGGGGAAGCGGGACTGCCTGCGGACGCTTGCCCTCCCTCCTCCGGGCGTGTAGGATAA
- a CDS encoding HIT family protein: MEVLWAPWRLDYILGPKPDECVFCIPDHPDEDERRLVLWRGRTCFVIMNKFPYNNGHLMVTPYRHVSCLTDLTEEEAQECMAAMRRSVAVLKTAFRPHGINAGFNLGEAAGAGIAAHLHFQIVPRWNGDASFMAVFGETNVIPEHLLSTYRRLKPLFDAAD, translated from the coding sequence ATGGAAGTGCTCTGGGCGCCCTGGCGCCTTGATTATATCCTGGGCCCCAAGCCCGACGAATGCGTGTTTTGCATCCCGGACCACCCGGACGAGGACGAACGCCGTCTCGTGCTCTGGCGCGGCCGGACCTGTTTCGTGATCATGAACAAATTCCCTTACAACAACGGCCACCTCATGGTCACGCCCTACCGCCACGTGTCCTGCCTCACGGACTTGACCGAAGAGGAGGCCCAGGAATGCATGGCGGCCATGCGCCGCTCCGTGGCCGTGCTGAAGACCGCCTTCCGGCCCCACGGCATCAACGCCGGGTTCAACCTCGGCGAGGCCGCCGGGGCGGGCATCGCCGCTCATCTCCATTTTCAGATCGTGCCCCGCTGGAACGGGGACGCCTCCTTCATGGCCGTGTTCGGCGAAACCAACGTCATTCCCGAGCACCTGCTCTCCACCTACCGCCGCCTCAAACCGCTGTTCGACGCGGCGGACTGA
- a CDS encoding LapA family protein — translation MRYVKVLLLVLFFAASMLFFVQNKDTVTQSFVLVLSVPLLFDLRSIPLPFYLIVLASFLVGGLVCIGYFLSERFRLAGQVKELRTKASNLERELNQLRNLPLENQPYQTPADEPEA, via the coding sequence ATGCGCTACGTGAAGGTTCTGCTGCTCGTGCTCTTCTTCGCCGCGTCCATGCTCTTCTTCGTCCAGAACAAGGACACCGTGACCCAGAGCTTCGTGCTCGTCCTCTCCGTGCCCCTGCTCTTCGATCTGCGTTCCATTCCGCTGCCCTTCTACCTCATCGTTCTGGCCTCCTTCCTGGTCGGCGGACTGGTCTGCATCGGCTATTTCCTCTCCGAGCGTTTTCGTCTGGCGGGCCAGGTCAAGGAACTGCGCACCAAGGCCTCCAATCTGGAGCGGGAGCTGAACCAATTGCGCAATCTGCCTCTGGAGAACCAACCCTATCAGACCCCGGCCGACGAGCCGGAGGCCTAG